From a region of the Lepus europaeus isolate LE1 chromosome 17, mLepTim1.pri, whole genome shotgun sequence genome:
- the LOC133775836 gene encoding olfactory receptor 6C4-like, protein MKKLMMWYSRNRTTVQEFILEGFPAVQHLGNILFLMHLLAYLASIMGNTLIISITWADHRLHTPMYFFLSTFSFMENCCISTVIPKLLTIFLSGKQAISFATCFTQAFFFLSVGTSILFLMAVLSLDRYLAICKPLHYSSIMSPRVCSLLVTACFTLGFLFMVVPVVHLSQFSFCGPNVIPHFFCDFGPLAKLSCSDTRSVEMLFFDIAFLVIFISLLVTAIAYSHIVVTIVQLPSAKERQKAFSTCSSHLIVLSLMYGSCLFIYVKPKQTSRVDFNSQAALVNTVLTPVLNPVIYTLRNKQVHRALRDALCRGK, encoded by the coding sequence ATGAAGAAGCTGATGATGTGGTATTCAAGGAATAGGACAACAGTTCAGGAGTTCATCCTCGAGGGCTTCCCTGCTGTCCAGCACCTGGGGAACATCTTGTTCCTGATGCACCTGCTGGCGTACCTGGCCTCCATCATGGGAAACACGCTcatcatcagcatcacctgggctgACCATCGCCTCCAcacacccatgtacttcttcctcagcACTTTCTCCTTTATGGAAAACTGCTGCATTTCCACGGTTATTCCTAAACTGTTGACCATTTTCCTGTCAGGGAAGCAAGCTATTTCCTTTGCTACCTGTTTCACGCaagcctttttcttcctttccgtAGGGACAAGTATTTTATTCCTTATGGCAGTGCTGTCACTGGATCGGTACCTGGCCATTTGCAAACCTCTGCATTACTCCAGCATCATGAGCCCCAGGGTGTGTTCCCTCCTAGTCACTGCCTGCTTCACTTTGGGATTCCTCTTCATGGTGGTCCCAGTTGTCCATCTTTCCCAGTTCTCCTTCTGTGGCCCCAATGTCATCCCCCACTTCTTCTGTGATTTTGGGCCTTTGGCTAAGCTCTCCTGTTCTGATACCAGGTCTGTTGAAATGCTGTTCTTCGATATtgcttttttggttatttttatatCCCTCCTTGTAACTGCCATCGCATACAGCCACATTGTAGTCACCATCGTGCAGCTGCCATCAGCCAAGGAGCGGCAGAAAGCTTTCTCCACCTGCTCGTCTCACCTCATCGTCCTCTCTCTCATGTACGGCAGCTGTCTTTTCATCTATGTGAAGCCAAAGCAGACAAGCAGGGTGGACTTCAACAGTCAGGCTGCTCTGGTGAACACGGTGCTGACCCCAGTGCTGAACCCTGTCATCTACACCCTGCGCAACAAGCAGGTACACCGGGCTCTCAGGGATGCTCTGTGCAGGGGGAAGTAG